From a region of the Corallococcus coralloides DSM 2259 genome:
- a CDS encoding TonB-dependent receptor domain-containing protein, with protein sequence MFLPRAFPLALALLSASTAHAQGVPSATSEPRAVEVDVHATDAGQSLSAEDALRLGLSPDAGDTTLVPPSLTADAPAAWPEGLEGTPGEVELELLVDVEGRVAEAKVVRAATEPRLTDAALAAAPGLRFTPATLGGTPVAVRLPFVYRFTPPVQVPASTTRLTGEVRARGTRRLLQDAALFLDGAAEPAATTDAQGLFTVDVSPGSHTLEVRAPGHATTTFTETLTQGQTLQVVYRLQPREVNPYETVVRDERPRTEVTRISLHEQEIREVPGTLGDPFRVVMLMPGVGSLASGISYPVVRGSQPAATGFFLDGVRIPMLYHLLLGPAVVHPDFIDTVDFYPGAPPVQYGRVLGGAVEGRLSRPREDRLHFTAYADLINAGGFIEQPFESTGTSVSLAGRFSYSALLISLAANVLQRPEAEQLRAGFWDYQARIEQKVGRGRLRLFALGSSDDVGISPEMLAGAEGGGVVSRFHRIDLRGTHPVAEGEGEVGVTLGWDGLGLTGEETQNAGGTLVRQDVGEYGLSQVSVAARAGWRRALTPSLDVAVGADVEHRRSATTLIGTARPPGWRPSDDADPLKRPSALATFSGVYASATWKPSDTWVVTPGLRVDAYHLVPGMTFTAVEPRLSVRHSLTDTLTLKGGAGLFHQPPTVLVHVPAIDTASLRYGLQSGAQFDVGAEWKAFEGLELSADAYFNPLSRAVEFDLVDVAENRRRRGGLGEDPATTGYAYGFDLMARHPLGRHWFGWVSYSFLQSKRKARFARIGDDNRVLETVEGTLPFAFEQAHTFNAALSYKFGNNWTVGTVVHFNTGRPETGQITSQTQRWVTNGDGSTEWVRQDLDRTQRLAPFFRVDARIAKSWAYQDFTLDASLDVLNLSAQQEVVAYEYRSEGGDYEGSPHKDVRPVRVPMRIPVILPLFGLKATY encoded by the coding sequence ATGTTCCTCCCCCGTGCATTCCCCCTGGCGCTGGCGCTCCTGTCCGCCTCGACCGCCCACGCGCAGGGCGTTCCCTCCGCCACCAGCGAACCTCGCGCCGTGGAGGTGGACGTCCACGCCACCGACGCGGGCCAGTCCCTCTCCGCCGAGGACGCCCTCCGCCTGGGCCTCTCCCCGGACGCGGGTGACACGACGCTCGTGCCTCCCAGCCTCACCGCCGACGCTCCCGCCGCGTGGCCGGAAGGCCTGGAGGGCACGCCGGGCGAGGTGGAGCTGGAGCTGCTGGTGGACGTGGAGGGCCGCGTCGCGGAGGCGAAGGTGGTACGCGCCGCCACCGAGCCGCGCCTCACCGACGCGGCGCTCGCCGCGGCCCCGGGCCTGCGCTTCACCCCGGCCACGTTGGGCGGCACTCCCGTGGCGGTGCGCCTGCCCTTCGTCTACCGCTTCACTCCGCCCGTGCAGGTCCCCGCCTCCACCACGCGCCTCACCGGCGAGGTGCGCGCTCGCGGCACGCGCCGCCTGTTGCAGGATGCGGCCCTCTTCCTGGACGGCGCCGCGGAGCCCGCCGCCACCACGGACGCGCAGGGCCTCTTCACGGTGGACGTGTCGCCGGGCTCGCACACGCTGGAGGTCCGCGCTCCAGGCCACGCGACGACGACGTTCACGGAGACGCTGACGCAAGGCCAGACGCTCCAGGTCGTCTACCGGCTCCAGCCTCGCGAGGTGAACCCCTACGAGACCGTCGTGCGCGACGAGCGCCCGCGCACGGAAGTCACGCGCATCAGCCTGCACGAGCAGGAGATCCGCGAGGTGCCCGGCACGCTGGGCGACCCGTTCCGCGTGGTGATGCTGATGCCGGGCGTGGGCAGCCTCGCATCCGGCATCAGCTACCCGGTGGTGCGTGGCAGCCAGCCCGCCGCCACGGGCTTCTTCCTGGACGGCGTGCGCATCCCGATGCTGTACCACCTGCTGCTCGGGCCCGCGGTGGTGCACCCGGACTTCATCGACACCGTGGACTTCTATCCGGGCGCGCCGCCGGTGCAGTACGGCCGCGTGCTGGGCGGCGCGGTGGAGGGGCGCCTCAGCCGTCCTCGCGAAGACCGGCTGCACTTCACCGCGTACGCGGACCTCATCAACGCGGGCGGCTTCATCGAGCAGCCCTTTGAATCCACGGGCACCAGCGTCAGTCTGGCGGGCCGCTTCAGCTACTCCGCGCTGCTCATCTCGCTGGCGGCCAACGTGCTCCAGCGCCCGGAAGCGGAGCAGCTGCGCGCGGGCTTCTGGGACTACCAGGCACGCATCGAGCAGAAGGTGGGCCGGGGCCGTCTGCGCCTGTTCGCGCTGGGAAGCTCCGACGACGTGGGCATCTCGCCGGAGATGCTGGCAGGGGCGGAGGGCGGCGGCGTCGTGTCGCGCTTCCACCGCATCGACCTGCGCGGCACGCACCCGGTGGCGGAGGGCGAGGGCGAGGTCGGCGTCACCCTGGGCTGGGACGGCCTGGGCCTCACCGGCGAGGAGACGCAGAACGCCGGGGGTACCCTCGTCCGCCAGGACGTGGGCGAGTACGGGCTGAGCCAGGTGAGCGTCGCCGCTCGCGCGGGGTGGCGGCGCGCGCTGACGCCGTCGCTCGACGTCGCTGTGGGCGCGGACGTGGAGCACCGCCGCTCCGCCACCACGCTCATCGGCACCGCGCGGCCTCCGGGCTGGCGGCCCTCCGACGACGCGGATCCGCTCAAGCGGCCCAGCGCCCTGGCCACCTTCTCCGGTGTGTATGCGTCCGCGACCTGGAAGCCGTCCGATACCTGGGTGGTGACGCCGGGCCTGCGCGTGGACGCGTACCACCTGGTGCCGGGCATGACCTTCACCGCGGTGGAGCCGCGCCTGTCCGTGCGCCATTCGCTGACTGACACCCTCACGCTCAAGGGCGGCGCGGGTCTGTTCCACCAGCCGCCCACCGTGCTCGTGCACGTGCCCGCCATCGACACCGCGAGCCTGCGCTACGGCCTCCAGTCCGGCGCGCAGTTCGACGTGGGCGCGGAGTGGAAGGCCTTCGAGGGGCTGGAGCTGAGCGCGGACGCGTACTTCAACCCGCTGTCCCGCGCGGTGGAGTTCGACCTGGTGGACGTGGCGGAGAACCGCCGCCGCCGGGGCGGCCTGGGCGAGGACCCCGCCACCACGGGCTACGCCTACGGCTTCGACCTGATGGCGCGCCATCCGCTGGGCCGCCACTGGTTCGGCTGGGTGTCCTACAGCTTCCTGCAGAGCAAGCGGAAGGCGCGCTTCGCCCGCATCGGCGACGACAACCGCGTGCTGGAGACGGTGGAGGGCACGCTGCCCTTCGCCTTCGAGCAGGCGCACACCTTCAACGCCGCGCTCAGCTACAAGTTCGGCAACAACTGGACCGTGGGCACGGTGGTGCACTTCAACACCGGCCGTCCGGAGACGGGGCAGATCACCTCCCAGACGCAGCGCTGGGTGACGAATGGCGACGGCTCGACGGAATGGGTGCGGCAGGATCTGGACCGCACGCAGCGGCTGGCGCCGTTCTTCCGCGTGGACGCGCGCATCGCGAAGTCGTGGGCCTACCAGGACTTCACGCTGGATGCGTCGCTCGACGTGCTCAACCTCTCCGCACAGCAGGAGGTGGTGGCCTACGAGTACCGCTCCGAAGGCGGCGACTACGAGGGCTCCCCCCACAAGGACGTCCGCCCCGTGCGGGTCCCCATGCGCATCCCCGTCATCCTCCCCCTCTTCGGGCTCAAGGCGACCTACTGA
- a CDS encoding sigma-54-dependent transcriptional regulator — MSEPTAPSPRTTRILVADDQPDVLEALRLLLKRDGYTVVSAQSPAGVKATLDAEDVDLVLMDLNYARDTTSGREGLDLLGELRARDALLPVVVMTAWSSVEGAVEAMRLGARDYVQKPWDNTRLLATLRTQLELSRALKRGRRLEEENQHLRREQGGRSPLVGESRAMQPVRRLIERVAPSSAPVLVTGEHGTGKEVVARLLHAASTRADRPFVAVNSGGLSEGVFESELFGHVKGAFTDAKADRIGCFELADGGTLFLDEIGNMPLTQQAKLLRVLQTGELHPVGSSRTRRVDVRVVSATNVDLSRAVAEGRFREDLLYRLNTVEVQLPPLRERREDIPLLATHFLAAQGQRYGRSNIHLAPGALEALIAYPWPGNVRELEHAVERALLMAVGDRVEAEDLLLKRMGPPGGGSARLEEMTLEEVERYLIERALGRHDGNVSEAAKALGLSRSALYRRLQYYGIKGAR, encoded by the coding sequence GTGTCCGAACCCACCGCTCCCTCTCCGCGTACCACCCGCATCCTCGTGGCCGACGACCAGCCGGACGTGCTGGAGGCGCTGCGGCTGTTGCTCAAGCGCGACGGCTACACGGTGGTGAGCGCACAGTCCCCCGCGGGCGTGAAGGCCACGCTGGACGCGGAGGACGTCGACCTGGTGTTGATGGACCTCAACTACGCGCGCGACACCACGTCCGGGCGTGAGGGCCTGGACCTGCTGGGCGAACTGCGCGCGCGGGATGCGCTGCTGCCCGTGGTGGTGATGACGGCGTGGAGCAGCGTGGAGGGCGCGGTGGAGGCGATGCGCCTGGGCGCGCGCGACTACGTGCAGAAGCCCTGGGACAACACGCGCCTCCTGGCCACGCTGCGCACGCAGCTGGAGCTGTCCCGGGCGTTGAAGCGCGGCCGGCGGCTGGAGGAGGAGAACCAGCACCTGCGCCGCGAGCAGGGCGGACGCTCTCCGCTGGTGGGCGAGTCGCGGGCGATGCAGCCGGTGCGCAGGCTCATCGAGCGGGTGGCGCCGTCGTCGGCGCCGGTGCTGGTGACGGGAGAGCACGGCACGGGCAAGGAGGTGGTGGCGCGGCTCCTCCACGCGGCGAGCACGCGCGCGGACCGGCCCTTCGTCGCGGTGAACTCCGGCGGACTGTCCGAGGGCGTCTTCGAGAGCGAGCTCTTCGGTCACGTGAAGGGCGCCTTCACGGATGCGAAGGCGGACCGCATCGGCTGCTTCGAGCTGGCGGACGGCGGCACGCTCTTCCTGGATGAGATTGGGAACATGCCGCTCACGCAGCAGGCGAAGTTGCTGCGGGTGCTCCAGACGGGGGAGTTGCATCCGGTGGGCTCGTCGCGGACGCGGCGCGTGGACGTGCGCGTGGTGAGCGCGACGAACGTGGACCTGAGCCGGGCGGTGGCGGAGGGTCGTTTCCGAGAGGACCTGCTCTACCGGCTCAACACGGTGGAGGTGCAGCTGCCCCCGCTGAGGGAGCGGCGCGAGGACATCCCGTTGCTCGCGACGCACTTCCTGGCGGCGCAGGGGCAGCGCTACGGCCGTTCCAACATCCACCTGGCACCGGGCGCACTGGAGGCGCTCATCGCGTACCCATGGCCGGGCAACGTGCGCGAGCTGGAGCACGCGGTGGAGCGCGCGCTGCTGATGGCGGTGGGGGACCGCGTGGAGGCGGAGGACCTGCTGCTCAAGCGGATGGGCCCTCCGGGCGGAGGGAGCGCGCGCCTGGAGGAGATGACGCTGGAGGAGGTGGAGCGCTACCTCATCGAGCGCGCCCTCGGCCGGCACGACGGCAACGTGAGCGAAGCCGCGAAGGCGCTGGGGTTGTCGCGCAGCGCGCTCTACCGGCGGCTCCAGTACTACGGCATCAAGGGCGCAAGGTGA
- a CDS encoding TonB-dependent receptor domain-containing protein, producing the protein MSPSRAAPLVLALVLLSGVIAHAQGVPSATSEPRAVEVDVHTTDAGQSLSAEDALRLGLSPDAGDTTLVPPSLTADAPAAWPEGLEGTPGEVELELLVDVEGRVAEAKVVRAATEPRLTDAALAAAPGLRFTPATLGGTPVAVRLPFVYRFTPPVQVPASTTRLTGEVRARGTRKPLSDAALFLDGAAEPAATTDARGHFAMDLPPGSHTLEVRAPGHETTTFPETLTRGQTLQVVYRLQPREVNPYETVVRDERPRTEVTRISLHEQEIREVPGTLGDPFRVVMLMPGVGSLASGISYPVVRGSQPAATGFFLDGVRIPMLYHLLLGPAVVHPDFIDTVDFYPGAPPVQYGRVLGGVVEGRISRPREDRLHFTAYADLINAGGFIEQPFESTGTSVSLAGRFSYSALLLSLATRVLPEVDQVHAGFWDYQARVEQKVGRGRLRLFALGSSDDVGISPEMRRRADGASVVSRFHRIDLRGTHPVAEGEGEVGITLGWDGLGLTGEETRSDAGGQLFIEKAGEYGLRQVSVSARAGWRRSLTSWLDLAVGADVEHRRSATTLTGSAYPPGWRPTDEADPLKRPSALATFSGVYASATWKPSDTWVVTPGLRVDAYHLVPGMTFTAVEPRLSVRHSLTDTLTLKGGAGLFHQPPTVLVHVPAIDTASLRYGLQSGAQFDVGAEWKAFEGLELSADAYFNPLSRAVEFDLVDVAENRRRRGGLGEDPATTGYAYGFDLMARHPLGRHWFGWVSYSFLQSKRKARFGRIGDDNHVLETVEGTLPFAFEQAHTFNAALSYKFGNNWTVGTVVHFNTGRPETGQITSQTQRWVTNPDGSSNWVRQDLDRAQRLAPFFRVDARIAKSWAYQDFTLDASLDVLNLSAQQEVVGYEYRLESGFSGSEPQDIKPTRAPIRIPIILPLLGLKATY; encoded by the coding sequence ATGTCCCCCTCTCGTGCCGCCCCCCTGGTGTTGGCGCTCGTGCTCCTGTCCGGTGTGATCGCCCACGCGCAGGGCGTGCCCTCCGCCACCAGCGAGCCTCGCGCCGTGGAGGTGGACGTCCACACCACCGACGCGGGCCAGTCCCTCTCCGCCGAGGACGCCCTCCGCCTGGGCCTCTCCCCGGACGCGGGTGACACGACGCTCGTGCCTCCCAGCCTCACCGCCGACGCTCCCGCCGCGTGGCCGGAAGGCCTGGAGGGCACGCCGGGCGAGGTGGAGCTGGAGCTGCTGGTGGACGTGGAGGGCCGCGTCGCGGAGGCGAAGGTGGTGCGCGCCGCCACCGAGCCGCGCCTCACCGACGCGGCGCTCGCCGCGGCCCCGGGCCTGCGCTTCACCCCGGCCACGTTGGGCGGCACTCCCGTGGCGGTGCGCCTGCCCTTCGTCTACCGCTTCACTCCGCCCGTGCAGGTCCCCGCCTCCACCACGCGCCTCACCGGCGAGGTGCGCGCACGTGGCACGCGCAAGCCCCTCTCCGACGCAGCCCTCTTCCTGGACGGCGCCGCGGAGCCCGCCGCCACGACGGACGCACGGGGCCACTTCGCGATGGACCTGCCGCCGGGCTCGCACACGCTGGAGGTCCGCGCACCGGGTCACGAGACGACGACGTTCCCGGAGACGCTGACGCGAGGCCAGACACTCCAGGTCGTCTACCGGCTTCAGCCTCGTGAGGTGAACCCCTACGAGACCGTCGTGCGCGACGAGCGCCCGCGCACGGAAGTCACGCGCATCAGCCTGCACGAGCAGGAGATCCGCGAGGTGCCCGGCACGCTGGGCGACCCGTTCCGCGTGGTGATGCTGATGCCGGGCGTGGGCAGCCTCGCATCCGGCATCAGCTACCCGGTGGTGCGTGGCAGCCAGCCCGCCGCCACGGGCTTCTTCCTGGACGGCGTGCGCATCCCGATGCTGTACCACCTGCTGCTCGGGCCCGCGGTGGTGCACCCGGACTTCATCGACACCGTGGACTTCTATCCGGGCGCGCCGCCGGTGCAGTACGGCCGCGTGCTGGGCGGCGTGGTGGAGGGACGCATCAGCCGTCCTCGCGAGGACCGGCTGCACTTCACCGCGTACGCGGACCTCATCAACGCGGGCGGCTTCATCGAGCAGCCCTTTGAATCCACGGGCACCAGCGTCAGTCTGGCGGGCCGCTTCAGCTACTCCGCGCTGCTCCTCTCGCTGGCAACCCGGGTCCTGCCGGAAGTGGATCAGGTGCACGCGGGCTTCTGGGACTACCAGGCGCGCGTCGAGCAGAAGGTGGGCCGGGGCCGCCTGCGCCTGTTCGCGCTGGGCAGCTCCGACGACGTGGGCATCTCGCCGGAGATGCGCAGGAGGGCAGACGGGGCCAGCGTCGTGTCGCGCTTCCACCGCATCGACCTGCGCGGCACGCACCCGGTGGCGGAGGGCGAGGGCGAGGTGGGCATCACCCTGGGCTGGGATGGCCTGGGCCTCACCGGCGAGGAGACGCGGAGCGATGCCGGGGGCCAGCTCTTCATCGAGAAGGCGGGCGAGTACGGGCTGAGGCAGGTGAGCGTCTCCGCTCGTGCGGGATGGCGCCGCTCGCTGACGTCGTGGCTGGACCTGGCCGTGGGCGCGGACGTGGAGCACCGCCGCTCCGCCACCACGCTCACCGGCAGCGCGTATCCGCCGGGCTGGCGCCCTACCGACGAAGCGGATCCGCTCAAGCGGCCCAGCGCCCTGGCCACCTTCTCCGGTGTGTATGCGTCCGCGACATGGAAGCCGTCCGACACGTGGGTGGTGACGCCGGGCCTGCGCGTGGATGCGTATCACCTGGTGCCGGGCATGACCTTCACGGCGGTGGAGCCGCGCCTGTCCGTGCGCCATTCGCTGACGGACACCCTCACGCTCAAGGGCGGCGCGGGCCTGTTCCACCAGCCGCCCACCGTGCTCGTGCATGTGCCCGCCATCGACACCGCGAGCCTGCGCTACGGCCTCCAGTCCGGCGCGCAGTTCGACGTGGGCGCGGAGTGGAAGGCCTTCGAGGGGCTGGAGCTGAGCGCGGACGCGTACTTCAACCCGCTGTCCCGCGCGGTGGAGTTCGACCTGGTGGACGTGGCGGAGAACCGCCGCCGCCGGGGCGGCCTGGGCGAGGACCCCGCCACCACGGGCTACGCCTACGGCTTCGACCTGATGGCGCGCCACCCGCTGGGCCGACACTGGTTCGGCTGGGTTTCCTACAGCTTCCTGCAGAGCAAGCGGAAGGCGCGTTTCGGCCGCATCGGCGACGACAACCACGTGCTGGAGACGGTGGAAGGCACGCTGCCCTTCGCCTTTGAACAGGCGCATACCTTCAATGCCGCGCTCAGCTACAAGTTCGGCAACAACTGGACCGTGGGCACGGTGGTGCACTTCAACACCGGCCGTCCGGAGACGGGGCAGATCACCTCCCAGACGCAGCGCTGGGTGACGAACCCGGATGGCTCATCCAACTGGGTGCGGCAGGATCTGGACCGCGCACAGCGGCTGGCGCCGTTCTTCCGCGTGGACGCGCGCATCGCGAAGTCGTGGGCCTACCAGGACTTCACCCTGGACGCGTCGCTCGACGTGCTCAACCTCTCCGCGCAGCAGGAGGTCGTGGGCTACGAGTACCGCCTCGAGTCCGGGTTCAGCGGCTCGGAGCCCCAGGACATCAAGCCCACCCGAGCGCCCATCCGCATTCCCATCATCCTTCCGCTCCTCGGCCTCAAGGCGACCTACTGA
- a CDS encoding sensor histidine kinase: MSRGPPAPNDPRITKHAQDAHEPNARVPYDLRVMWLAVLAGLPAVLVTLALLWTGDFTAKVRWTLSVLVVGIHAGACLALRERVVRPLHTVAGLLAALREGDYSVRGRGGRAGDPLGEVLLEVNALGDTLREQRLGAMEAGALLGQVMEAIDVAVLAFDASGTLKLVNRAGARLVGLPRAQLLGQRAEALGWSDLLEGPAPRRLTRVFAQQDGGPYELWRGTFREGGQPHQLIVLTDLRLALREEEREAWRRLVRVLSHEINNSLTPIQSIADALRDTVTQVPRPADWEEDTRHGLGIIARRAEALSRFMSAHARLARLPPPTLGPVEVEPWVRRVVALEPRRPVAVRPGPVLTVSGDGDQLEQLLINLVRNAVDAVLSEGGTGGVWVSWAVHAPGAVEVWVEDEGPGLADTANLFVPFFTTKPQGSGIGLALSRQIAEAHGGSLRLENRTDGRGCRARLRLQLDAPRA; the protein is encoded by the coding sequence GTGAGCCGAGGTCCCCCGGCACCGAACGACCCGCGCATCACGAAGCACGCGCAGGATGCGCACGAACCGAACGCACGAGTGCCGTACGACCTGCGCGTGATGTGGCTCGCGGTCCTCGCGGGCCTGCCCGCGGTCCTGGTGACGCTCGCGCTCCTGTGGACGGGGGACTTCACCGCCAAGGTGCGCTGGACGCTGTCCGTGCTCGTGGTGGGCATCCACGCCGGAGCCTGTCTGGCGCTCCGCGAGCGCGTCGTGCGGCCCCTGCACACCGTCGCGGGCCTGCTGGCCGCCCTGCGTGAAGGCGACTACTCCGTGCGCGGACGGGGCGGACGCGCGGGGGATCCGCTCGGCGAGGTGCTCCTGGAGGTCAACGCCCTGGGGGACACCCTGCGCGAACAGCGCCTGGGCGCGATGGAGGCCGGCGCCCTGCTGGGCCAGGTCATGGAGGCCATCGACGTCGCGGTGCTCGCCTTCGACGCCTCCGGCACCCTCAAGCTGGTGAACCGCGCGGGCGCCCGGCTCGTGGGCCTGCCGCGCGCGCAGCTGTTGGGCCAGCGCGCCGAAGCCCTCGGCTGGAGCGACCTGCTGGAAGGCCCCGCCCCCCGCCGCCTCACGCGCGTCTTCGCGCAGCAGGACGGCGGCCCCTACGAGCTGTGGCGCGGCACCTTCCGCGAAGGCGGCCAGCCCCACCAGCTCATCGTGCTCACCGACCTGCGTCTGGCATTGCGCGAAGAGGAACGCGAAGCCTGGCGCCGGCTGGTCCGCGTGCTCAGCCACGAGATCAACAACTCCCTCACCCCCATCCAATCCATCGCGGACGCCCTCCGGGACACCGTCACCCAGGTGCCGCGCCCCGCGGACTGGGAGGAGGACACCCGTCACGGCCTGGGCATCATCGCCCGCAGAGCGGAAGCCCTGTCCCGCTTCATGTCCGCCCACGCGCGGCTCGCGCGCCTGCCGCCGCCCACCCTGGGCCCTGTCGAAGTGGAGCCCTGGGTGCGGCGGGTGGTGGCCCTGGAGCCGCGCCGTCCCGTCGCCGTGCGCCCGGGCCCCGTCCTCACCGTGTCCGGCGATGGAGATCAGCTGGAGCAACTGCTCATCAACCTGGTGCGCAACGCCGTGGACGCGGTCCTGTCGGAAGGGGGCACAGGCGGTGTCTGGGTTTCCTGGGCGGTGCACGCGCCGGGCGCCGTGGAGGTCTGGGTGGAGGATGAAGGCCCGGGCCTCGCGGACACCGCGAACCTCTTCGTGCCCTTCTTCACCACCAAGCCCCAGGGCAGCGGCATCGGCCTGGCGCTCAGCCGGCAGATCGCCGAAGCGCACGGAGGCAGCCTGCGCCTGGAGAACCGCACGGACGGCCGAGGCTGCCGCGCGAGGCTCAGGCTCCAGCTGGACGCTCCGCGCGCGTGA
- a CDS encoding ABC transporter permease — MEHLLGDLRYAWRSLKNAPGFVAVAVLTLALGIGANSAVFSVVKGVLLTPPPFTQPERLVLLAPNFDAFGLKEVSNSVPEYRDMTTHTRAFSSLAAFRNDDMTLTAEESPRRLRVVVATASFLPTLGVTPVLGRGFTQEEETPGRDQVVILTDTAWRTLYAKDPEVLGRVLRLDGVPRTVVGVLPPGGVYPEDMEAVLPLAPTPEQQEESRRGNRFLNVLARLKPGMTLDTARADLVRMGDARPTDLVSRYREWGWSMSVKPLEDQIVGGVRETLWLLWGAVGFVLLVACSSVANLLLARAVSRGREVSIRAALGAGRLRLVAQFLTESLVLSLVAGAVGLLLALWGTDALVATVGEGLPRAQGVKLDVASVLFTLGVSVLTGVLFGLVPALQASRVDLHAAMREGARATGSHRTGRLRAALVVAQVSLALVLLVGAGLFVRSFLALQRVDAGFAPDGVLTGQLALPKVQYPDPAKQAAFLQALLPRLQALPGVESAGLTNLLPLGGSADRSFDIEGRPRQPGAQWKAVEFRAATPGYLNALRVHLRQGRLLEDSDGPGAPWVVVINRSFADLFWPKGDALGQRVKLHGQDMQWTTVVGIVDDLREWGLDVPSRPAAYYSLSQLPDVSMGLAVRVKSGDPEALRAQVEAEVRAVDADLPLFDVSSLTRRMDQSTGPRRLSALVMGLFAGVALLLAALGLSGVIAFSVSQRTRELGIRMALGAARGDVLRLVLAQGLRLSLTGVAVGLCLSLGLARLLGSLLYGVSADDPWTFGGVALLLTGVALGASWLPARRATRVDPIIALRAD, encoded by the coding sequence ATGGAACACCTGCTCGGTGACTTGCGCTACGCGTGGCGCTCCCTGAAGAACGCCCCCGGCTTCGTGGCGGTGGCGGTGCTGACGCTGGCCCTGGGCATCGGCGCGAACAGCGCCGTGTTCAGCGTGGTGAAGGGCGTGCTGCTCACGCCGCCGCCGTTCACCCAGCCGGAGCGGCTGGTGCTGCTGGCCCCGAACTTCGACGCCTTCGGCCTGAAAGAGGTGTCGAACTCCGTCCCCGAGTACCGGGACATGACCACGCACACGAGGGCCTTCTCGTCGCTCGCGGCCTTCCGGAACGACGACATGACGCTCACCGCGGAGGAATCGCCCCGGCGCCTGCGCGTCGTCGTCGCCACGGCATCCTTCCTGCCCACGCTGGGCGTCACGCCGGTGCTCGGCCGGGGCTTCACTCAAGAAGAGGAGACGCCGGGCCGCGACCAGGTCGTCATCCTCACGGACACCGCGTGGCGCACCCTCTACGCAAAGGACCCAGAGGTGCTGGGGCGCGTGCTGCGGCTGGACGGCGTGCCGCGCACGGTGGTGGGCGTGCTGCCTCCGGGCGGCGTCTATCCGGAGGACATGGAGGCGGTGTTGCCCCTGGCGCCCACGCCCGAGCAGCAGGAGGAGTCCCGGCGCGGCAACCGCTTCCTGAACGTGCTGGCGCGGCTCAAGCCGGGGATGACGCTGGACACGGCGCGGGCGGACCTGGTGCGCATGGGCGACGCGCGCCCGACGGACCTGGTGAGCCGGTACCGGGAGTGGGGCTGGTCCATGAGCGTGAAGCCGCTGGAGGACCAGATTGTGGGCGGCGTCCGCGAGACGCTGTGGCTGCTCTGGGGCGCGGTGGGCTTCGTGCTGCTGGTCGCGTGCTCCAGCGTGGCCAACCTGCTGCTCGCGAGGGCGGTGTCCCGGGGCCGTGAAGTGTCCATCCGCGCGGCGCTGGGCGCGGGCCGGCTGCGGCTGGTGGCGCAGTTCCTCACGGAGAGCCTGGTGCTGTCGCTGGTGGCGGGCGCGGTGGGGCTCTTGCTGGCGCTGTGGGGCACGGATGCGCTGGTGGCCACGGTGGGCGAGGGCCTGCCCCGGGCGCAGGGTGTGAAGCTGGACGTGGCCTCCGTGCTCTTCACGCTGGGGGTGTCGGTGCTCACGGGCGTGCTCTTCGGGCTGGTGCCCGCGCTCCAGGCCAGCCGCGTGGACCTGCACGCGGCCATGCGCGAGGGAGCACGCGCCACGGGGAGCCACCGCACGGGCCGGCTGCGCGCGGCGTTGGTGGTGGCGCAGGTGTCGCTCGCGCTGGTGCTGCTGGTGGGCGCGGGCCTGTTCGTGAGGAGCTTCCTCGCGCTCCAGCGGGTGGACGCGGGCTTCGCGCCGGACGGCGTGCTCACCGGGCAGCTCGCGCTGCCCAAGGTGCAGTACCCGGACCCGGCGAAACAGGCGGCCTTCCTGCAGGCCCTGCTGCCGCGGCTCCAGGCACTTCCGGGCGTGGAGTCCGCGGGGCTCACGAACCTGCTGCCGCTGGGGGGCTCCGCGGACCGCAGCTTCGACATCGAGGGGCGTCCGCGCCAGCCGGGTGCGCAGTGGAAGGCGGTGGAGTTCCGCGCCGCCACGCCCGGCTACCTGAACGCGCTGCGCGTCCACCTGCGGCAGGGCCGGTTGCTGGAGGACTCGGACGGGCCGGGTGCGCCCTGGGTGGTGGTCATCAACCGCTCCTTCGCGGACCTCTTCTGGCCGAAGGGGGATGCGCTGGGGCAGCGGGTGAAGCTGCACGGCCAGGACATGCAGTGGACCACGGTGGTGGGCATCGTGGACGACCTGCGCGAGTGGGGGCTGGACGTGCCGTCGCGCCCGGCGGCGTACTACTCGCTGTCGCAGCTGCCGGACGTGTCCATGGGCCTGGCGGTGCGCGTGAAGTCCGGGGACCCGGAGGCCTTGCGCGCCCAGGTGGAGGCGGAGGTGCGCGCGGTGGACGCGGACCTGCCGCTGTTCGACGTGTCCTCGCTCACGCGCCGGATGGACCAGTCCACCGGCCCCCGGCGGCTGTCCGCGCTGGTGATGGGGCTGTTCGCGGGCGTCGCGCTGCTGCTCGCGGCGCTGGGGCTGTCGGGCGTCATCGCCTTCTCGGTGTCGCAGCGCACGCGGGAGCTGGGCATCCGCATGGCGCTGGGGGCCGCGCGAGGCGACGTGCTGCGGCTGGTGCTGGCGCAGGGCCTGCGGCTGTCGCTCACGGGCGTGGCGGTGGGGCTGTGCCTGTCATTGGGGCTGGCGCGGCTGTTGGGGTCGCTGCTGTATGGCGTGTCGGCGGACGACCCGTGGACCTTCGGCGGGGTCGCGCTGCTCCTGACCGGGGTGGCGCTGGGAGCGTCGTGGCTGCCGGCTCGACGGGCGACGCGCGTGGACCCCATCATCGCGCTCCGGGCCGACTGA